A portion of the Sabethes cyaneus chromosome 3, idSabCyanKW18_F2, whole genome shotgun sequence genome contains these proteins:
- the LOC128744370 gene encoding phosphopentomutase — translation MEASGIVFDSGSAELNAKIVEWLQWDKNENSSNEIKSLVKAQQWKILSGRLLKRLAFGTAGLRGVMQAGFNAMNDLVVIQSAQGLCQYIRECYPSEADQQRGIVLGFDGRHNSRRFAELSACVFLTAGIPVQLYSRTVATPFVPFAVQELKCLAGVMVTASHNPKEDNGYKVYWTNSAQIISPHDKNIQAHILRNLVPLESSWNLDLLKSEKLKDPFDDMFKLYFEKLENNIPKSFIADYNRKSAQRFVYTAMHGVGFPFVERGFEIAGLQPVTAVKEQRDPDPEFPTVKFPNPEEGKSSLVLSIKLANETGCDVILANDPDADRLACAEKDASTGEWRVFTGNELGALLGWWSIRCYREQYPDASLADCYLLASTVSSKMCRSIAKIDGLNFEETLTGFKWMGNKSVELMKEGKTVLFAYEEAIGFMCTPTVLDKDGVSAACQLATMVCYLKATSNQSLADKLNELYDIYGYHCTITSYHFCYEPVTIERIFNRIRTMDCETGGHPKAVGAGGKYAIESVRDLTTGYDSAQPDGKALLPSSKSSQMITFSFENGAVITLRTSGTEPKIKYYAEMCAKPGQRDWNASRSTLRDMVNCIVEELLEPTKNNLTPRSE, via the exons ATGGAAGCCAGTGGAATTGTTTTCGATTCtggttctgcggaactaaatgcTAAAATTGTTGAATGGTTGCAATGGGATAAG AATGAAAATTCGTcgaatgaaataaaatcgctGGTCAAGGCACAGCAATGGAAAATCCTCAGCGGACGATTGTTGAAACGGCTTGCATTCGGAACGGCGGGGCTGCGCGGAGTTATGCAAGCCGGTTTCAATGCCATGAACGACCTGGTGGTGATACAATCTGCTCAAGGATTGTGCCAATACATTCGGGAGTGCTATCCGTCGGAGGCGGACCAACAACGTGGGATCGTGCTGGGTTTCGACGGTCGACACAACAGTCGGAG ATTTGCCGAGCTCAGTGCTTGCGTTTTCCTCACTGCGGGTATTCCGGTGCAGTTGTACAGCCGGACTGTCGCTACACCTTTTGTCCCGTTTGCTGTACAGGAGCTGAAGTGCTTGGCTGGTGTCATGGTTACGGCTTCACACAACCCGAAGGAGGACAATGGCTATAAAGTATATTGGACCAACAGTGCGCAAATCATTTCGCCGCACGATAAAAACATCCAAGCGCATATACTGCGCAATTTGGT TCCCTTGGAGTCATCTTGGAACCTGGACCTACTTAAATCGGAAAAATTGAAGGATCCATTTGACGATATGTTCAAACTATATTTTGAAAAGCTAGAAAATAACATTCCGAAAAGCTTTATCGCCGATTACAATCGCAAAAGTGCACAACGGTTTGTGTATACGGCTATGCACGGTGTGGGTTTCCCCTTTGTAGAGCGTGGCTTTGAAATTGCAGGACTGCAGCCAGTAACGGCCGTGAAGGAGCAGCGAGATCCGGACCCGGAGTTTCCAACCGTTAAATTTCCCAATCCCGAAGAAGGAAAATCAAGCTTGGTTCTGTCGATAAAGCTGGCCAATGAAACGGGCTGTGATGTGATACTGGCCAATGATCCTGATGCCGACCGGTTGGCATGTGCCGAAAAGGATGCTAGTACTGGCGAATGGCGAGTATTTACGGGTAATGAATTGGGTGCATTACTCGGTTGGTGGTCAATACGTTGCTACCGTGAGCAATATCCGGACGCAAGCTTAGCTGACTGTTATCTTCTAGCGAGCACGGTTAGTTCCAAAATGTGCCGATCTATAGCGAAGATCGACGGTCTAAACTTCGAAGAAACATTGACAGGTTTCAAATGGATGG GCAACAAATCAGTGGAACTGATGAAGGAAGGAAAAACCGTATTATTTGCGTACGAGGAAGCTATAGGTTTCATGTGCACCCCTACAGTACTAGACAAAGATGGTGTCAGTGCGGCGTGTCAGCTGGCGACAATGGTTTGCTATCTGAAAGCCACTTCCAATCAATCTCTCGCAGATAAACTGAACGAATTGTACGACATCTACGGTTATCATTGCACTATCACGTCGTATCATTTTTGCTATGAACCGGTGACGATTGAACGCATCTTCAATCGCATACGAACGATGGATTGTGAAACCGGAGGCCATCCGAAAGCAGTTGGTGCCGGCGGAAAGTATGCCATAGAATCGGTTCGAGATCTTACCACTGGATATGACTCTGCCCAGCCAGACGGAAAAGCTTTACTGCCTTCTAGCAAAAGTTCCCAGATGATAACTTTCTCGTTTGAAAATGGTGCAGTCATTACGTTGCGCACAAGCGGAACAGAGCCGAAAATTAAATATTACGCTGAGATGTGTGCCAAACCGGGGCAAAG AGACTGGAACGCATCACGCTCCACGCTGCGTGACATGGTAAACTGCATAGTCGAGGAACTGCTGGAGCCGACCAAAAACAATCTTACACCCCGTTCGGAGTAA